One genomic segment of Chromatiaceae bacterium includes these proteins:
- a CDS encoding integrating conjugative element protein, with the protein MAGARAAQAPTEDSLWYYEIGGAEPVSAPANPSVVSVTLGGSAQLGLGYSCGKFDPVLAVTNTLNNIKSGADNMMNAMTAAASSAIAALPALILQRANPGLYDLFQNALLKAEETMQLATKSCEQMEAEIAQGKNPYADLITLSKGNDWKVQMGIGGNDAVTAKDSVETSNGDNGVPWIGGQAGGAGQPVLQFTGDIVKAGYNVNMNRPVTAAGPIPPAAATRLSEIWSSPTDARNWVVDVVGENIVTTCDTCRKDSIPGTGLLPKLHQGSTAVTTDLQNLVSGVTLPTLANLEAITAPGIAITRQVIEAIREMPATEQGLIVGRLVSEISTARTVEKALYARRLLLTGRQIPEVYATEVAREHADASIAELDKEIDSLLFETRVRREVVSDTVAVLLQRAAARRQSSLQVPQVSPVDPRPLSHGRVQ; encoded by the coding sequence ATGGCTGGGGCGCGCGCCGCGCAGGCCCCGACGGAGGACAGCCTCTGGTACTACGAGATCGGCGGCGCGGAGCCCGTGTCGGCCCCGGCCAATCCGTCCGTGGTATCGGTGACCCTCGGTGGCTCGGCCCAGCTCGGACTCGGCTACAGCTGCGGCAAGTTCGATCCGGTACTCGCGGTGACCAACACCCTGAACAACATCAAGTCCGGGGCCGACAACATGATGAATGCCATGACAGCGGCGGCTTCTTCTGCGATTGCCGCACTGCCGGCGCTGATCCTGCAGCGCGCCAATCCCGGCCTCTATGACCTGTTCCAGAACGCGCTGCTCAAGGCAGAAGAGACCATGCAGCTCGCGACCAAGTCCTGCGAGCAGATGGAGGCCGAAATCGCGCAGGGCAAGAATCCGTATGCCGACCTGATCACGCTGTCCAAGGGCAATGACTGGAAGGTGCAGATGGGCATCGGTGGCAACGACGCCGTGACGGCCAAAGATTCCGTGGAGACCTCGAACGGTGACAATGGCGTGCCGTGGATTGGGGGCCAGGCGGGTGGGGCGGGGCAGCCGGTGCTCCAGTTCACTGGCGACATCGTCAAGGCTGGCTACAACGTCAACATGAATCGCCCGGTGACGGCGGCCGGTCCGATACCACCGGCTGCCGCGACTCGGTTGTCCGAGATCTGGTCGTCCCCCACGGATGCCAGGAACTGGGTGGTCGACGTCGTGGGTGAGAACATCGTCACCACCTGCGATACCTGTCGCAAGGACAGCATCCCGGGCACTGGGCTACTGCCCAAGCTGCATCAGGGATCGACGGCGGTAACTACGGACCTTCAGAATCTGGTCAGTGGAGTGACGCTACCGACGCTCGCCAATCTGGAAGCTATCACGGCACCCGGCATCGCCATCACCCGCCAGGTGATTGAGGCAATCCGCGAGATGCCGGCTACCGAGCAAGGCCTCATCGTTGGTCGGTTGGTGTCCGAAATCAGCACCGCCCGGACCGTGGAGAAGGCCCTGTATGCCCGTCGGCTGCTGCTCACCGGCCGCCAGATCCCGGAGGTGTATGCGACCGAGGTTGCGCGGGAGCACGCGGACGCGTCGATCGCCGAACTCGACAAAGAGATCGACAGCCTGCTGTTCGAGACACGGGTACGCCGGGAAGTGGTCTCCGATACGGTCGCCGTCCTGCTGCAGCGCGCTGCGGCACGTCGGCAATCGTCGCTCCAGGTGCCGCAGGTGTCCCCGGTGGACCCGAGACCGCTCAGCCATGGCCGCGTCCAGTAA
- a CDS encoding TIGR03756 family integrating conjugative element protein — translation MAGLILVLTLHLSAASHAATITTPDIVAQTTAATFTCMRWMPVGVCFWLRCSWRGCRVRTSLKVGHYNPDLVVSAYNELGGNPWAEIRATLGLAQKTAASGLLGTLLPVPIDSAGNRTEGTGDRQDHRNLVFRETDAIGHPLSSLSGVVAGVGLLCESQATSFVPYFQSGLDALAWRQEVPEIFYPASLIPGLREVGIWPLQTWGSVHPRTGWTTQAEEPKAAALNAQRAGDIVTRTGQPHIYLPLGGSGSGRQRVWPPGALIEKDARTGTWQMLTPRPEASCDVFGGNDLASLSGWGGGRVDAAGDYVWNLWRPYQCCSRRGQWFLFDINWIAYPP, via the coding sequence CTGGCAGGCCTCATCCTGGTTCTGACGCTCCACTTATCTGCCGCGAGCCATGCTGCAACGATCACGACCCCTGACATCGTCGCCCAGACTACAGCGGCGACCTTCACCTGCATGCGCTGGATGCCGGTAGGCGTCTGTTTCTGGCTGCGCTGCTCGTGGCGCGGCTGCCGCGTGCGCACCTCGCTCAAAGTCGGCCACTACAACCCGGATCTGGTGGTCAGTGCTTACAACGAACTCGGCGGCAATCCGTGGGCCGAGATCCGCGCGACGCTCGGGCTTGCGCAGAAGACAGCGGCCAGCGGGTTGTTGGGGACGCTGCTGCCGGTACCCATCGATAGCGCCGGCAACCGTACCGAGGGGACCGGCGACCGGCAGGATCACCGCAATCTCGTGTTCCGCGAGACCGATGCGATTGGCCATCCGCTGAGTTCGCTGTCCGGCGTCGTCGCCGGCGTGGGGCTGTTGTGCGAATCCCAGGCGACCAGCTTTGTGCCGTACTTTCAGTCAGGCCTGGATGCGCTGGCCTGGCGCCAGGAGGTCCCGGAAATCTTCTATCCGGCGAGCCTGATCCCAGGGCTTCGCGAAGTGGGGATTTGGCCACTGCAGACCTGGGGCAGCGTACATCCGCGCACCGGTTGGACGACCCAGGCAGAAGAGCCCAAGGCCGCCGCCCTCAACGCGCAGCGTGCCGGTGACATCGTGACCCGCACCGGGCAGCCCCACATCTACCTGCCGCTCGGCGGATCCGGCTCCGGCAGGCAGCGCGTCTGGCCTCCCGGTGCGCTGATCGAGAAGGATGCCCGCACCGGCACCTGGCAGATGCTTACCCCGCGCCCGGAGGCGAGCTGCGACGTGTTTGGTGGCAATGACCTGGCAAGCCTCAGCGGATGGGGTGGTGGCCGTGTCGATGCGGCCGGCGACTACGTCTGGAACCTGTGGCGGCCCTACCAGTGCTGCAGCCGCCGCGGTCAGTGGTTCCTGTTCGACATCAACTGGATTGCCTACCCGCCATGA
- a CDS encoding TIGR03757 family integrating conjugative element protein, translating to MPASFRALSGLTLFGPLVFSALVVAGNALSIEVFTTSDHLVTDADQERLRAAVVTIYAVDGLGRFQSKLSEGLPDDPEAAKVAALHRVQQLDNAHMEPAKNAAIGLAKAVQYGIDRYPAVVFDGRVVVYGVTDLVEALDRYEAWEQEVAR from the coding sequence ATGCCCGCTTCATTCCGCGCACTTTCCGGACTGACGCTCTTCGGACCTCTGGTCTTCAGTGCGCTCGTTGTTGCGGGCAACGCGCTGAGCATTGAAGTGTTCACGACAAGCGATCACCTGGTTACTGACGCGGACCAGGAGCGACTCCGTGCAGCGGTGGTCACGATCTACGCCGTTGATGGTCTTGGTCGATTCCAGTCAAAGCTATCCGAAGGCCTCCCAGATGATCCCGAAGCCGCAAAGGTGGCAGCGCTGCATCGTGTTCAGCAACTCGATAATGCCCACATGGAACCGGCCAAGAACGCCGCGATCGGTCTGGCCAAGGCCGTTCAGTACGGCATCGACCGCTATCCGGCTGTCGTGTTCGACGGACGAGTCGTCGTCTACGGCGTGACGGATCTGGTCGAGGCGCTTGACCGTTACGAAGCCTGGGAACAGGAGGTCGCACGGTGA
- a CDS encoding cation transporter has translation MAGCCEGHCTTTEAPVDPRFRKALWVALWVNTLMFGVEIVGGLHAGSVSLLADAVDFAGDAANYALSLSVLSLGLLWRARAALVKGVTMAVYGLLVLAKTGWSAAFGVPPEAYTMGAIGMLALIANLSIAVMLYRFRDGDANMRSVWLCSRNDAIVNLAIILAALGVLGSGTRWPDLLVAAVVSGLALASARTVIRQARDEIAMANRVPRALEIPITIDDSVQ, from the coding sequence ATGGCCGGCTGTTGTGAGGGACATTGCACAACCACGGAAGCGCCTGTCGACCCCCGGTTTCGTAAGGCCCTGTGGGTCGCCTTGTGGGTCAACACGCTGATGTTCGGGGTCGAGATCGTCGGCGGCCTGCACGCCGGGTCGGTCTCGCTGCTGGCAGACGCCGTGGATTTTGCCGGCGACGCCGCCAACTATGCGCTGTCGCTGAGCGTTTTGTCGCTGGGTCTCCTGTGGCGCGCCCGGGCGGCATTGGTCAAGGGCGTGACGATGGCCGTATACGGTTTGCTCGTGCTGGCCAAGACCGGGTGGTCCGCCGCCTTCGGTGTCCCACCGGAGGCCTACACCATGGGTGCCATCGGCATGCTGGCCCTGATTGCCAACCTGAGCATCGCGGTGATGCTGTACCGCTTTCGGGACGGGGACGCGAACATGCGTTCCGTCTGGCTGTGCAGCCGGAACGACGCGATCGTGAATCTGGCGATCATTCTGGCTGCCCTTGGCGTGCTGGGATCGGGTACGCGTTGGCCCGACCTGCTTGTCGCAGCCGTCGTTTCCGGACTTGCCCTGGCGTCGGCCCGTACCGTGATTCGCCAGGCGCGCGACGAAATCGCCATGGCAAACCGCGTACCCCGAGCCCTCGAGATACCGATCACTATTGACGACAGCGTTCAGTAG
- a CDS encoding Cd(II)/Pb(II)-responsive transcriptional regulator, with product MRIGELAERAAIKVDTVRYYEKAGLLPLPPRRPNGYRDYGIAHLERLAFIRHCRALDMPLDDVRQLLDLLAHPSADCQDANRLVDEQLARVQERINDLHTLEKQLQSLRTQCTSKTSSAECGILHELVAAAQGDSCVCHPRQRGKTKDPV from the coding sequence ATGCGGATCGGTGAACTGGCAGAACGTGCCGCCATCAAGGTCGATACCGTGCGCTATTACGAGAAAGCAGGCCTGCTGCCACTGCCGCCGCGCCGGCCCAATGGATACCGGGACTACGGCATCGCGCACCTGGAGCGATTGGCATTCATTCGCCACTGTCGCGCCCTGGACATGCCGCTGGACGATGTACGACAACTGCTGGATCTGCTGGCGCACCCCAGCGCGGATTGCCAGGACGCGAACCGATTGGTTGACGAACAGCTTGCCCGGGTGCAGGAACGCATCAACGATCTGCATACCCTGGAGAAGCAGCTTCAGTCACTGCGCACCCAATGCACGTCCAAGACGTCATCGGCCGAGTGCGGCATCCTGCACGAATTGGTGGCCGCCGCACAGGGTGACAGCTGCGTTTGCCATCCACGCCAGCGGGGCAAAACTAAAGATCCCGTTTAG
- a CDS encoding TolC family protein: MYLRYCYAAAIAALGMSGCAQQPVVGDMAWPPVLPLGQELGINRPPAVYEAETGDERPRPPQPTGAITLRQALALALEHHPELNAYAWEVRAAEARVLQAGLRPNPELEAEFENFAGSKDFSGTRSLETTLSLAQTFPLGGDIERRRELAGLQAQLAGWDYEAARLEVLSKVTENYLVLLGAQRQLALAREELTLAEQVRNATDRRIRAGDAPPIDAARSSVPVATAQVRLKRAERQHQAARRQLALMWAAPEASFGLAEGSLDELRAPPSPEQLAALVSANPQVARWAVEISARRAEAALAEAEATPDLTVRAGVKHDNADDANALVLGISLPLPLFDRRQGDVLAARLSANAAVEQRRAAERRVEVALSRAYARMAGSFDEAMAIRDIALPPANEAFRFTRRAFESGDLALIDVLDAERTLMELRTEYLDALTGYHLAVTEIEGLIGRPLADLGARADSDSDNHAGDQR, translated from the coding sequence ATGTACCTCAGGTACTGCTACGCCGCGGCCATCGCGGCGCTGGGGATGAGCGGTTGCGCCCAGCAACCGGTTGTCGGAGATATGGCCTGGCCACCAGTCCTGCCGTTGGGACAGGAGCTGGGGATTAATCGCCCACCGGCCGTCTACGAGGCGGAAACCGGCGATGAACGCCCACGGCCACCGCAGCCAACCGGCGCGATCACACTGCGTCAAGCACTGGCGTTGGCACTGGAACACCATCCTGAGCTGAATGCCTACGCCTGGGAGGTACGCGCAGCCGAGGCGCGTGTGCTGCAGGCCGGCCTGCGGCCGAATCCGGAACTCGAGGCCGAGTTCGAGAATTTTGCCGGCAGTAAGGATTTCTCCGGTACCCGGTCGCTCGAAACCACGCTCAGTCTGGCGCAGACCTTTCCCCTCGGCGGCGACATAGAACGGCGGCGCGAACTGGCAGGCCTGCAGGCTCAGCTGGCCGGTTGGGACTACGAAGCGGCGCGCCTGGAAGTACTCAGCAAGGTCACTGAAAACTACTTGGTGCTACTGGGCGCACAACGCCAGCTCGCGCTGGCACGCGAGGAACTGACCCTCGCTGAGCAGGTGCGCAACGCCACCGACAGGCGCATCCGCGCCGGCGACGCGCCTCCCATCGATGCCGCGAGATCCAGCGTGCCAGTCGCCACCGCGCAGGTACGGCTGAAACGGGCCGAGCGGCAGCATCAGGCGGCGCGACGACAGCTGGCGCTGATGTGGGCAGCTCCCGAGGCGAGTTTCGGTCTCGCCGAGGGTTCTCTCGACGAGCTTCGCGCCCCGCCATCGCCAGAACAATTGGCGGCGCTGGTCAGCGCCAACCCACAGGTTGCGCGTTGGGCGGTGGAGATCAGTGCCCGCCGCGCTGAGGCTGCGTTGGCAGAGGCCGAGGCCACACCGGACCTCACCGTGCGTGCTGGCGTCAAGCACGATAACGCCGACGATGCCAATGCGTTGGTGCTGGGCATTTCGTTGCCACTCCCCTTGTTCGACCGCCGCCAGGGTGACGTGCTGGCCGCCCGTTTGAGCGCCAACGCGGCGGTGGAACAACGCCGGGCGGCAGAACGACGCGTGGAGGTCGCTCTCTCACGGGCCTACGCACGCATGGCGGGGAGCTTCGACGAGGCGATGGCCATTCGCGACATCGCGCTGCCTCCGGCGAACGAAGCGTTTAGGTTCACCCGGCGGGCATTCGAAAGCGGCGATCTGGCCCTAATCGATGTCCTCGACGCCGAGCGCACCCTAATGGAGCTGCGTACCGAATACCTCGATGCGCTGACCGGTTACCACCTCGCAGTGACCGAGATTGAAGGGCTCATTGGCCGGCCGCTGGCCGATCTCGGGGCCCGTGCAGATTCAGATTCCGACAACCATGCCGGAGACCAACGATGA
- a CDS encoding efflux RND transporter periplasmic adaptor subunit gives MQEFGIEVRVASGGSIGRTVRLPGEVVYNTDRIAHVSPMVAGRVQQVYVSVGDRVVAGQIMAVLASRELAAARSEYLAAVAKLELARENLGREKRLLSDKVGTTRAAAAARQAYREADIERTQAVNALFALGYSREQVTQTAAIEDKDFSIYELRAPLSGIVTQRHITIGEVVGLETADAPFVVADLSSVWVNLTVYQRDLAQVRADMPVTIQFSSGIPDAQGTVAFVSPALDETTRTATARVVLENPHADWRPGLFVSGLIETGRETATIVVPHSALTELDGETVVFVQTDGGFESRKVRQGRATPAAVEIIDGLAEGERYAANNVLALKAETNRAALEHAGHVH, from the coding sequence ATGCAAGAGTTCGGCATCGAGGTGCGGGTGGCGTCCGGCGGCAGCATCGGGCGCACCGTGCGGCTGCCGGGCGAGGTGGTCTACAACACCGATCGGATTGCCCATGTGAGCCCGATGGTGGCTGGCCGAGTGCAGCAAGTCTACGTGTCCGTCGGTGATCGTGTGGTGGCGGGCCAAATCATGGCGGTACTTGCCAGCCGTGAACTGGCCGCAGCACGCAGCGAATACCTGGCCGCCGTCGCTAAGCTTGAACTGGCACGGGAGAATCTTGGGCGCGAAAAACGGCTGCTCTCAGACAAGGTCGGTACGACTCGAGCTGCTGCCGCGGCGCGGCAAGCCTATCGTGAGGCCGATATCGAACGTACCCAGGCAGTGAACGCCCTGTTCGCGCTGGGCTATTCCCGCGAGCAGGTGACACAGACCGCCGCGATCGAAGACAAGGACTTCAGCATCTATGAGCTGCGCGCCCCGTTGAGCGGCATCGTGACGCAGCGGCATATCACCATCGGCGAGGTGGTCGGGCTGGAAACGGCAGATGCGCCGTTCGTCGTTGCCGACCTGTCGTCGGTGTGGGTCAACCTCACCGTGTACCAGCGTGATCTGGCACAGGTGCGGGCCGATATGCCGGTGACAATCCAGTTCAGCAGCGGCATCCCCGATGCCCAGGGCACCGTCGCTTTCGTCAGCCCGGCCCTGGACGAGACCACCCGCACTGCAACGGCGCGGGTCGTGCTGGAGAACCCCCATGCCGACTGGCGCCCCGGCCTGTTCGTCTCCGGCCTGATCGAGACTGGCCGCGAGACGGCGACCATCGTGGTACCTCACTCGGCGCTGACTGAGTTGGACGGCGAGACCGTGGTGTTCGTGCAGACCGATGGCGGCTTCGAATCACGCAAAGTCCGCCAGGGACGGGCGACACCGGCAGCCGTGGAGATCATCGACGGCCTGGCCGAGGGCGAGCGTTATGCCGCCAACAACGTGCTGGCGTTGAAGGCCGAGACCAATCGCGCGGCACTCGAACACGCCGGACACGTGCACTAG
- a CDS encoding efflux RND transporter permease subunit, producing MEKLIDFALGNRLLVVVLVLVVMGAGYRSYTLLPVDAFPDVSPNLVQVFTITEGLAPEEIERYVTYPVEASMTGLPGIEEIRSISNFGLSVVNVYFEDDLDIYFTRRLVNERLQEAREQIPEGFGEPEMGPISTGMGLILYYYLEDTTGNYSLEELRTIQDWIVKYQLQTVPGVTEVLGIGGFEKQYQVNIDPQALLRYDLSLQDVISRIRENNVSVGAQFLTTNAEEFVVRSEGLAHGVDDLANIVVKTDDGRPVYLRDVAAIEVGGAIRRGLQTLNGEKEVVAGMVVQLYGTNASTVIDRVEAKVEQVQKALPEGVRIVPYYEQSELVQASVATVRNALLQGVALVVIVLLAFMGGLRPSLVVALSIPFSVLFATLAMGYFGISANLMSLGGLAIAIGMMVDGAIVMAENVDRLLHETDPDEPRHRTVARACREVARPILFAITIVVIVFLPLFTLQGVEGKTFRPLAYTVALAMFGSLLFAVIAAPVFADLFMRRRKAWREQQASGKGSLLAREPIIVRVLLYFYRPMLHFFVRQRWLAVLLAVGILAVGLRVFPLLGMEFTPRLNEGDLIVNLTMAPSISLEETKRLTLIAERRMMQIPEIESVVSRIGRGEVGAHADPINSVHALVVLKPAQAWRPGIHQAAIEESLRERLAGMPGVFVNLTQPIQLTVDELVGGVKAELAVKLYGDDLNVLKQYADEIAAVLNTLEGAKDVQTEQITGSPQLLIRPQREALARYGINLGEVQDTIRAAIGGVTAGQVFDGVRRFDIYVRYQEPYRQTADDVGRLLVTAPSGQRVPLSELASIETLVGPRQITRENNQRFATVQANIVGRDIGGFVTEAQAAIERDVTLPPGYIVSWGGQFELAQQANKRLALVVPITLALIFLLLYSSFGSIKNTVLILLNIPLALVGGVISLWLLGENLSVPASVGFIALFGIALTNGMVLVTYLNQLVDQGLSVDEASIQGASLRLRPVLMTAVTTALGLIPLLLATGTGSEVQRPLAAVVIGGLVTSTILTLLVVPAMYRWFSRRSDPAGDLSSHTGEIR from the coding sequence ATCGAAAAGTTGATCGATTTCGCCCTGGGCAACCGCCTGCTGGTGGTGGTGCTGGTCCTGGTGGTGATGGGGGCCGGCTACCGCTCTTACACGCTGTTGCCGGTGGATGCCTTCCCCGATGTGTCACCCAACCTGGTGCAGGTCTTCACCATCACCGAGGGTCTGGCGCCAGAGGAGATCGAGCGTTACGTCACCTATCCGGTTGAGGCCTCGATGACGGGTCTTCCCGGCATCGAGGAAATCCGCAGCATCTCCAACTTCGGCCTGTCGGTGGTCAACGTCTATTTCGAAGACGACTTGGACATCTACTTCACCCGCCGATTGGTCAACGAACGCCTGCAGGAGGCCCGCGAGCAGATCCCCGAGGGTTTTGGCGAGCCGGAAATGGGGCCCATCTCCACCGGCATGGGCCTGATCCTGTATTACTACCTCGAGGACACCACGGGCAACTACAGCCTGGAGGAGCTGCGCACCATCCAGGACTGGATCGTGAAGTACCAGCTGCAGACGGTGCCGGGCGTCACCGAGGTACTCGGTATCGGCGGCTTCGAGAAGCAATACCAGGTCAACATCGATCCGCAGGCCTTGCTGCGCTACGACCTATCACTGCAGGACGTGATTTCCCGCATCCGCGAGAACAACGTCAGTGTCGGAGCACAGTTCCTGACGACGAACGCCGAGGAGTTCGTGGTGCGTTCCGAAGGCCTAGCCCATGGCGTCGACGATCTGGCCAACATCGTCGTCAAGACCGACGACGGTCGACCGGTCTACCTGCGCGACGTCGCGGCCATCGAGGTCGGCGGTGCCATCCGTCGTGGGCTGCAGACCCTCAACGGCGAGAAAGAAGTCGTCGCAGGTATGGTCGTGCAACTCTACGGCACCAATGCTTCTACGGTGATCGACCGGGTTGAAGCCAAGGTAGAGCAGGTGCAAAAAGCCCTGCCCGAGGGTGTACGCATCGTGCCCTACTATGAGCAGAGCGAGCTGGTGCAGGCCTCGGTCGCCACCGTGCGCAATGCCCTACTGCAGGGGGTCGCATTGGTGGTGATCGTGCTGCTGGCCTTCATGGGCGGCCTTCGCCCGTCGCTCGTGGTCGCCCTGTCGATTCCGTTTTCGGTGTTGTTCGCAACGCTGGCCATGGGCTACTTCGGGATCTCGGCCAACCTGATGTCACTCGGTGGACTGGCGATCGCGATCGGCATGATGGTCGACGGCGCGATCGTGATGGCGGAAAACGTTGACCGCCTGCTGCACGAAACGGACCCGGATGAGCCGCGGCATCGCACCGTTGCCCGTGCCTGCCGTGAGGTGGCACGCCCGATTCTGTTCGCGATTACCATTGTCGTCATCGTATTCCTGCCACTGTTCACGCTGCAGGGTGTCGAGGGCAAGACGTTTCGGCCACTGGCCTACACGGTGGCACTGGCCATGTTCGGCTCACTATTGTTCGCGGTGATTGCCGCCCCGGTGTTCGCCGACCTGTTCATGCGCCGGCGCAAGGCTTGGCGTGAACAGCAGGCGAGCGGCAAAGGCAGTCTGCTGGCCCGAGAACCGATCATCGTCCGTGTACTGCTGTATTTCTACAGACCGATGCTGCACTTCTTCGTCCGCCAGCGCTGGCTGGCCGTGTTGCTGGCCGTCGGCATTCTCGCGGTCGGTCTGCGCGTGTTCCCACTGCTGGGCATGGAGTTCACGCCGCGGCTCAACGAGGGCGACCTGATCGTCAATCTGACCATGGCCCCGTCCATCTCCCTGGAAGAGACCAAACGGCTGACCCTGATCGCCGAGCGGCGCATGATGCAGATCCCCGAGATCGAGTCGGTGGTCAGCCGCATCGGCCGCGGTGAGGTCGGGGCCCATGCGGACCCGATCAACAGCGTTCACGCCCTGGTTGTACTCAAACCTGCGCAGGCGTGGCGACCGGGAATCCACCAGGCGGCGATCGAAGAGTCATTACGCGAACGCCTCGCCGGCATGCCCGGCGTCTTCGTCAACCTGACACAGCCGATTCAACTCACGGTCGATGAATTGGTCGGCGGTGTGAAAGCCGAGTTGGCGGTCAAGCTTTACGGCGACGATCTGAATGTGCTCAAGCAGTATGCCGACGAGATCGCGGCAGTGCTGAACACGCTCGAAGGCGCCAAGGACGTGCAGACCGAGCAAATCACCGGCTCGCCGCAGTTGCTGATCCGCCCGCAGCGCGAGGCCCTGGCGCGTTACGGCATCAATCTCGGCGAGGTACAGGATACCATCCGTGCTGCCATTGGCGGCGTCACCGCCGGCCAGGTATTCGACGGTGTGCGGCGCTTCGATATCTATGTTCGCTACCAGGAGCCGTATCGCCAAACGGCAGACGACGTCGGTCGATTGCTGGTCACCGCGCCCAGTGGCCAGCGGGTGCCGCTGAGCGAACTGGCCAGCATTGAGACACTGGTCGGGCCGCGGCAGATCACGCGCGAAAACAACCAGCGTTTCGCCACGGTGCAGGCCAATATCGTCGGCCGCGACATCGGTGGTTTCGTTACGGAGGCGCAGGCAGCGATCGAGCGCGACGTAACACTGCCACCCGGATATATCGTCAGCTGGGGTGGCCAGTTCGAGCTGGCGCAGCAGGCCAACAAACGACTGGCGCTGGTCGTGCCCATCACGCTCGCGCTGATCTTCCTGCTGCTGTATTCGAGCTTCGGCTCGATCAAGAATACCGTACTCATTCTGCTCAATATCCCACTGGCCCTCGTCGGCGGCGTCATCAGCCTGTGGCTTTTGGGCGAAAACCTGTCGGTGCCAGCCTCGGTGGGGTTCATCGCCCTGTTCGGCATTGCCCTGACCAACGGCATGGTGCTGGTGACCTATCTCAACCAGCTGGTGGATCAGGGGCTGTCGGTCGATGAGGCCAGCATTCAGGGCGCATCACTTCGCCTGCGCCCGGTGCTGATGACGGCGGTCACGACAGCCCTCGGACTAATCCCGCTGCTGCTTGCCACGGGTACCGGTAGCGAAGTGCAGCGGCCACTGGCCGCCGTCGTTATCGGCGGGCTGGTCACCTCGACGATCCTTACGCTGCTCGTTGTCCCGGCGATGTATCGCTGGTTTTCCCGCCGCAGTGATCCGGCGGGTGATCTTTCAAGCCATACAGGAGAAATCCGATGA